In Candidatus Thermoplasmatota archaeon, the following are encoded in one genomic region:
- a CDS encoding nascent polypeptide-associated complex protein produces MMPGRINPRQMNQMMKRLGINVKNIENVQKVIIQTDSKEYIFDQVEVTVMDVQGQKTYQIMGTPKIIDKTVDTQKEDIKLIMEQTGKSEEEARKALKETNGDIAEAILKLTSS; encoded by the coding sequence ATGATGCCAGGACGGATAAATCCGCGTCAGATGAATCAGATGATGAAACGGTTAGGTATCAATGTTAAGAATATTGAAAATGTTCAGAAAGTAATCATTCAAACCGATTCAAAAGAGTATATTTTTGATCAAGTTGAAGTAACTGTCATGGATGTTCAAGGGCAAAAAACGTATCAGATCATGGGCACTCCAAAGATCATTGATAAAACGGTAGATACACAAAAAGAAGATATTAAACTAATCATGGAGCAAACCGGTAAATCTGAAGAAGAAGCACGAAAAGCTTTGAAAGAAACGAATGGCGACATCGCTGAAGCGATCCTCAAATTAACATCTTCATAA
- a CDS encoding NAD(P)H-hydrate dehydratase: MLNAKEIHVLDRNAEYFGVPTSQLMENAGKAVAEFIALKFKLDHKKILIFCGSGNNGGDGLVAARYLHEQHAKVSVFLAADEMKTDISQVNYTKVKQLGIRIYTLDDFNQVDDLIRDHELLVDALLGIGVEGILREPYSILVHKINSSHDKTIISVDVPTGFGTNLSVKPHFTITFHDMKEGMNHENSGYIHVSDIGIPLQAVQYVGPGDVSVYYPRPKKQSHKGENGVVLIIGGGPYTGAPALAGLACLRTGADLVYIATPQRSWSIVASFSPNLIVQDLSDEYLKEQDISKIKQFLPHCTAVLLGPGLGSKHETENAIYQLLKLCVAEQKPLVVDADAISVVGKHRDILKNTSTVVTPHAGEFQKLTGVELPVDVMTRVKIVDEWARTLGITVFLKGPIDILSNGFDHKQNIVHNEAMTVGGTGDVLAGIISCLLAKGVQPFHAVRIAAFLNGEAGNLAFKKKSYGLLATDIIDEIPEVLKKYL; encoded by the coding sequence ATGCTCAACGCAAAAGAAATTCATGTTTTGGATAGAAATGCTGAGTATTTTGGAGTGCCAACCAGTCAACTTATGGAGAATGCCGGCAAGGCAGTCGCAGAATTTATTGCATTAAAATTTAAACTTGACCATAAAAAGATTCTCATATTTTGCGGGTCTGGAAATAACGGTGGCGATGGTTTGGTTGCTGCTCGATATCTTCATGAGCAACATGCGAAAGTATCGGTCTTTCTTGCAGCTGATGAAATGAAGACAGATATCTCTCAAGTAAATTACACAAAGGTGAAACAACTAGGAATCCGTATATACACTTTGGATGATTTTAATCAAGTTGATGATCTTATTCGTGATCATGAACTCCTCGTTGATGCCCTTCTAGGTATCGGTGTCGAAGGAATACTTCGAGAGCCATATTCCATCCTTGTCCACAAAATTAACTCATCACACGATAAGACAATCATCTCAGTTGATGTTCCAACCGGATTCGGAACAAACCTTTCAGTTAAACCTCATTTTACCATTACTTTTCATGATATGAAAGAAGGTATGAATCACGAAAATTCAGGTTATATTCATGTTTCTGATATCGGTATCCCTCTTCAAGCAGTACAGTACGTTGGACCTGGAGATGTATCAGTATATTATCCTCGTCCAAAAAAGCAATCCCATAAAGGAGAGAATGGCGTTGTTCTGATCATTGGTGGGGGACCATATACAGGGGCACCTGCTCTAGCGGGTTTAGCATGTCTTCGAACAGGCGCAGATCTTGTATATATTGCAACTCCACAACGATCTTGGTCGATCGTTGCTTCGTTTTCACCAAATCTCATTGTCCAGGATTTATCTGATGAGTATCTCAAAGAACAGGATATTTCTAAAATTAAACAATTTCTTCCCCATTGTACTGCGGTTTTGCTCGGTCCGGGTTTAGGAAGCAAACATGAAACCGAAAATGCTATTTACCAACTGCTTAAACTGTGTGTTGCAGAACAAAAACCTCTTGTTGTTGATGCTGATGCAATATCTGTTGTTGGTAAACATCGTGATATACTGAAAAATACATCTACTGTTGTCACGCCTCATGCCGGCGAATTTCAAAAACTCACAGGAGTTGAACTTCCTGTTGACGTCATGACTCGGGTTAAGATTGTTGATGAATGGGCGCGTACGCTTGGTATCACGGTTTTTTTAAAAGGTCCGATTGACATTCTTAGTAATGGTTTTGATCATAAACAAAATATTGTTCACAATGAGGCTATGACGGTTGGTGGTACTGGTGATGTTCTTGCAGGAATCATCAGTTGTCTATTAGCAAAAGGAGTACAACCATTCCACGCAGTACGGATTGCAGCTTTTCTTAATGGTGAGGCTGGGAACTTAGCGTTTAAGAAAAAATCGTATGGTCTTCTAGCAACTGATATCATTGATGAAATTCCAGAGGTATTGAAAAAATATTTATAA
- a CDS encoding metallophosphoesterase, with product MLQIQPIPNEPALLIEKNEILVIADLHIGIEHEFYRQGVHISSHTKKITQQIMQLLKKYKPKNVLLLGDIKHTIPTSTHHEQKEISTLLVLMQQYSTVHLVPGNHDGGIKALLPPGIILHPSDGCILQNIGFIHGHRWPKQELLAQECIIIGHTHPSIQFTDRQGYKTYEPCWLRGKTINMPSVKRYAHLRTNPMIIVLPAYNRLCGSIAVNREPLAGPFAQLLNRVQTDVYLLDGSLLGKLKDIK from the coding sequence ATGTTACAGATTCAGCCAATACCTAATGAACCTGCATTACTCATTGAAAAGAATGAAATTCTTGTCATCGCTGATCTCCATATTGGCATTGAACATGAATTCTACCGACAGGGTGTTCATATATCATCACACACAAAAAAAATAACACAGCAAATAATGCAATTACTCAAAAAGTACAAACCGAAAAATGTCCTACTTCTCGGTGACATCAAACATACAATTCCTACGTCAACACATCATGAACAAAAAGAGATATCAACCCTTCTTGTATTAATGCAGCAGTATAGTACGGTTCACCTTGTTCCAGGTAACCATGACGGAGGCATCAAAGCACTGTTACCACCAGGTATCATTCTTCATCCCTCAGATGGGTGCATTCTTCAAAATATTGGTTTTATCCATGGGCATCGTTGGCCGAAACAAGAACTTTTGGCTCAAGAATGTATTATCATAGGGCATACCCATCCAAGCATCCAATTCACAGATCGTCAGGGATATAAAACATATGAGCCGTGTTGGCTTCGTGGAAAAACCATAAACATGCCCTCGGTCAAACGATATGCTCATCTACGTACAAATCCTATGATCATAGTCCTTCCAGCATACAATCGACTTTGTGGTAGTATTGCAGTAAACAGAGAACCTCTTGCGGGACCGTTTGCACAACTCCTTAACCGAGTGCAAACCGATGTTTATCTTCTTGATGGATCGCTGCTCGGAAAACTTAAAGATATCAAATAA
- a CDS encoding CTP synthase — MVNYIIVTGGVISGLGKGITTASIGKILQFHGYKVTAIKIDPYINFDAGTLRPTEHGEVWVTEDGGEIDQDLGHYERFLDVNILKCNNITTGQVYSAVIEKERQGKYLGKTVQPIPHVTDEIKRRIRQPAQEGKYDFVIVEIGGTVGDYENILFLEAVRQMKQEGDKVLYVHVTYVPVLESLGEAKTKPTQHSVKLLREVGIQADFIVARSEKPLDDVRKEKIALFCNIHQDDVISDSNIDNVYAVPLLFEEQELCKKILRKLHLRKQQRDLKQWKNYIAKIRRINRQIKIGIVGKYFDIGAYQLSDSYISVIEAVKHAAWNNNLAPQIEWIDSKIFEKQPEEIRTLSQFDGIIVPGGFGLSGIEGKITTIRYARENNIPYLGLCLGMQLAVVEYARNKCNLKQANTTEVDKNTAYPVIDFIPDQVKLIRESRYGATMRLGAYPAVLQENTLVYQLYGKTTVYERHRHRYEVNPQYVEILEQNGLVFSGRSPDGILMEFLELSGHPFFVATQAHPEFKSRPMKPAPLFDGLIKAAKKKTR; from the coding sequence ATGGTTAATTATATTATTGTCACTGGCGGGGTTATCTCAGGATTAGGAAAAGGTATCACAACAGCGTCGATCGGCAAAATTTTACAATTCCATGGGTATAAAGTCACCGCAATCAAAATTGATCCATACATAAACTTTGATGCAGGGACGCTTCGACCAACTGAACATGGTGAGGTGTGGGTTACTGAAGATGGCGGTGAAATCGACCAAGATCTTGGTCATTATGAGCGTTTTCTCGACGTTAATATTCTCAAATGCAATAATATTACCACAGGACAAGTATATAGCGCGGTTATCGAAAAAGAACGTCAAGGTAAATATCTCGGGAAAACTGTACAACCGATACCTCATGTCACCGACGAAATTAAACGGCGAATTCGGCAGCCTGCTCAAGAGGGAAAATATGATTTCGTAATTGTCGAGATTGGGGGGACTGTTGGTGATTACGAAAATATTTTGTTTTTAGAAGCAGTTCGTCAAATGAAACAAGAAGGTGATAAAGTTCTGTATGTGCATGTCACCTATGTTCCTGTCCTCGAATCGCTTGGGGAGGCAAAAACGAAACCAACGCAACATTCCGTTAAACTGCTCCGTGAGGTTGGTATTCAAGCTGATTTTATTGTTGCCCGTTCAGAAAAACCACTCGATGATGTACGAAAAGAAAAAATTGCCTTGTTTTGTAATATTCATCAAGATGATGTAATCTCTGATTCAAATATCGATAATGTGTATGCTGTACCGCTCCTTTTTGAAGAACAAGAACTGTGTAAAAAAATACTCCGCAAATTACATCTCCGAAAACAACAACGTGATTTAAAACAATGGAAAAATTATATTGCAAAGATCCGTCGGATTAACCGACAAATAAAAATTGGTATTGTCGGAAAATATTTTGATATCGGTGCGTATCAGTTATCTGATTCGTACATATCAGTTATCGAAGCAGTTAAACATGCTGCGTGGAACAATAACCTTGCTCCTCAAATAGAATGGATTGACTCGAAAATATTTGAAAAACAACCTGAAGAGATCCGTACTCTAAGTCAGTTTGATGGCATTATTGTTCCAGGGGGATTTGGTTTGTCAGGAATCGAAGGAAAAATTACAACAATTCGATATGCTCGGGAAAACAACATTCCATATCTTGGATTATGTCTTGGTATGCAACTTGCAGTTGTTGAATATGCACGAAATAAATGTAATCTTAAACAAGCGAACACAACTGAAGTCGATAAAAATACGGCATATCCTGTGATCGACTTTATTCCTGATCAAGTGAAACTTATCCGAGAATCTAGATATGGTGCAACCATGCGTCTTGGTGCGTATCCTGCAGTGTTACAAGAAAACACTTTGGTCTATCAATTATACGGGAAAACGACAGTGTATGAACGTCACCGTCATCGATATGAAGTTAATCCTCAATATGTTGAAATTCTTGAACAAAATGGCCTTGTGTTTTCTGGTCGATCACCTGATGGTATTCTCATGGAGTTTTTAGAATTGTCTGGTCATCCTTTTTTTGTTGCGACACAAGCTCATCCTGAATTTAAATCACGACCTATGAAGCCTGCTCCTTTGTTTGATGGTTTGATCAAAGCAGCAAAAAAGAAAACCAGATAG
- a CDS encoding M28 family peptidase, producing MNITLLPRLLSFFLIQLLIFSIFLPSTSRAQVPPDEPKIPGHISQERLQLIQNLILPEKRIPPPDVIYPMAQNDIVVQIVEQLNATILLKYLENLTAFGPRVTQTQACIDAGTYIYDQFKKMGLQVRYHNWSNEGYYGSNIEAQLSPHDPETDEIFLICGHYDSVSGSPGADDDGSGVAITLAAAEILSKYTVNKTVRFVAFSGEEQGLLGSERYAQEVAANNDNIIAVLNADMIGFALTYSDGQKIKIYADTPSLWITQYMTNISQTYHEYIDLTVLPSGTTSGSDHYYFWVYGYYAIFEHEYNFNDYYHSSQDTIQHMNLSYTVKTSRLLLATLAELLETDVVPPPLPVLEISNIQGGKGITAEITNIGLGTATNVTYTIEITGGLFISQRFETGTLGTLLATESNRLHFYFKGIGLGIFSLLPTITITATCDESVSTQSVVKAQVFFSQITLR from the coding sequence ATGAATATTACCTTGCTTCCAAGACTATTAAGTTTTTTTCTTATACAACTCTTAATATTTTCTATTTTTTTACCGTCAACTTCTCGGGCGCAGGTTCCTCCTGATGAGCCAAAAATACCAGGACATATATCTCAAGAACGGTTACAGCTTATCCAAAATTTAATACTTCCTGAAAAAAGAATCCCTCCACCTGACGTTATATATCCCATGGCTCAAAATGATATTGTTGTTCAAATCGTCGAACAGCTCAATGCAACAATTCTCCTTAAATATCTTGAGAACTTAACTGCATTTGGACCTCGGGTAACTCAGACACAAGCATGTATCGACGCTGGAACTTATATTTATGATCAATTTAAAAAGATGGGCCTCCAGGTACGCTATCACAATTGGTCAAATGAAGGATACTATGGAAGTAATATTGAGGCGCAATTAAGTCCCCATGATCCTGAGACTGATGAAATTTTCCTTATTTGTGGTCATTATGATAGTGTTAGCGGAAGCCCTGGTGCAGATGATGATGGGTCTGGTGTTGCAATAACACTTGCTGCAGCTGAGATACTCTCAAAATATACTGTAAATAAAACCGTTCGATTTGTTGCTTTTTCTGGAGAAGAACAAGGGCTGCTTGGAAGTGAACGATATGCGCAGGAAGTAGCGGCAAATAACGATAATATCATCGCCGTGTTGAATGCTGATATGATTGGATTTGCGCTCACTTATTCAGATGGCCAAAAAATAAAGATTTATGCTGACACGCCGTCGCTTTGGATTACCCAGTATATGACTAATATCAGCCAAACGTATCATGAGTATATTGATCTTACTGTTCTTCCGAGTGGAACAACCTCAGGTAGTGATCATTACTATTTCTGGGTTTATGGGTACTATGCAATCTTTGAGCACGAGTATAACTTTAATGATTACTACCATTCATCGCAAGATACTATTCAACATATGAACTTATCATATACGGTGAAAACATCTCGACTTTTACTTGCAACTTTAGCTGAATTGTTAGAAACAGATGTTGTACCACCACCACTTCCAGTTCTTGAGATTAGCAATATCCAAGGTGGCAAAGGAATAACAGCAGAGATTACGAACATCGGTCTTGGCACTGCAACCAATGTCACGTATACCATTGAAATTACTGGGGGTCTTTTTATCTCTCAGCGCTTTGAAACCGGTACACTTGGAACACTGCTTGCGACAGAATCAAACCGTCTCCATTTTTATTTTAAAGGAATCGGATTAGGTATCTTTTCACTTCTTCCGACCATTACCATAACGGCGACCTGTGATGAAAGCGTGTCAACTCAATCTGTGGTAAAAGCCCAGGTTTTCTTCAGTCAGATAACACTTCGCTAA
- the gltA gene encoding NADPH-dependent glutamate synthase, whose translation MNVRKTKHEMPEQTPQERIKNFKEVPYGYSKEIAVEEAKRCLQCKNKPCMNGCPVEIDIPGFIACIASGDFEKAAEIIKAKNNLPAISGRVCPYETQCEGECTLKKIGEPVGIGRLERFIADYEREKGVKIPQKQPLLGKKVAVVGAGPAGLTCAADLAKMGYTVTVFEALHAPGGVLMYGIPEFRLPKKIVEAEVDYITKLGVNIIYDVVVGKTITVDELLKEYDAVFIGTGAGLPNWLNIPGENLDGVYSANEFLTRVNLMKAYDFPTSDTPIKIGKKVATFGAGNVAMDCARTALRLGAEKSYVLYRRTEAEMPARAEEIHHAKEEGVIFMLLTNPVRFIGDEEGHLTEVEFIKMQLGEPDDSGRRRPIPIPGSEEKMKIDTALIAIGQSPNPLIPQTMKGLQIGKHGNIITDENGRTSIPGLFAGGDIATGAATVILAMGAGKKAARAIDQYIRSKSNKNIGVSEVLSD comes from the coding sequence ATGAACGTTCGAAAAACAAAACATGAGATGCCTGAACAAACACCACAAGAACGGATAAAAAATTTCAAAGAAGTACCGTATGGATACAGTAAAGAAATTGCAGTTGAAGAAGCAAAACGGTGTCTGCAATGTAAAAATAAACCATGCATGAATGGTTGCCCTGTGGAAATTGACATCCCTGGTTTCATTGCTTGTATCGCCTCAGGTGATTTTGAAAAAGCAGCTGAAATCATTAAAGCAAAAAATAACCTCCCTGCTATATCAGGCAGAGTTTGTCCGTATGAAACACAATGTGAGGGAGAATGTACTCTAAAAAAAATTGGCGAGCCAGTAGGTATCGGTCGTCTCGAACGTTTTATCGCTGATTACGAACGAGAGAAAGGCGTTAAAATTCCACAAAAGCAACCATTGCTTGGGAAGAAGGTTGCTGTTGTAGGTGCTGGTCCCGCTGGTCTTACCTGTGCAGCTGATTTGGCAAAGATGGGGTATACTGTTACTGTGTTTGAAGCATTACATGCTCCTGGTGGCGTGCTGATGTATGGTATCCCTGAATTTCGCTTGCCAAAAAAAATCGTTGAAGCTGAAGTTGATTATATAACCAAATTAGGTGTGAATATTATTTATGATGTTGTCGTTGGGAAAACAATTACTGTAGATGAGTTGTTGAAAGAGTATGATGCTGTCTTTATTGGAACCGGTGCAGGTCTTCCAAATTGGCTCAATATCCCTGGGGAGAATCTTGATGGAGTGTATTCGGCAAATGAATTTTTAACTCGAGTTAATTTGATGAAAGCGTATGATTTTCCGACGTCTGATACTCCGATAAAGATTGGAAAGAAGGTTGCAACGTTTGGCGCTGGCAATGTTGCTATGGATTGCGCTCGAACAGCGCTCCGTCTTGGTGCTGAAAAATCATATGTGCTGTACCGTCGAACTGAAGCAGAGATGCCTGCGCGTGCTGAAGAAATTCACCATGCAAAAGAAGAAGGCGTGATTTTTATGTTACTGACAAACCCGGTCCGATTCATTGGAGATGAAGAAGGTCATTTAACCGAAGTTGAATTTATCAAAATGCAGCTTGGAGAACCTGATGATTCTGGTCGGAGACGTCCCATCCCTATTCCTGGCTCCGAGGAAAAAATGAAGATTGATACAGCACTAATCGCAATTGGTCAGAGTCCTAATCCTTTAATTCCGCAGACAATGAAAGGCTTACAGATTGGAAAGCATGGAAATATCATCACCGATGAGAACGGACGGACGTCGATTCCAGGATTATTTGCTGGTGGTGATATTGCAACGGGTGCAGCAACTGTTATTCTTGCGATGGGTGCTGGAAAAAAGGCTGCACGAGCTATCGACCAGTATATCAGATCAAAAAGTAATAAAAATATTGGTGTTAGCGAAGTGTTATCTGACTGA
- a CDS encoding sulfide/dihydroorotate dehydrogenase-like FAD/NAD-binding protein, which produces MYEILEKKILSDTVKMMKIKAPLVAAKAQPGQFIILRIDEKGERIPLTIADFDRDHGTITIIFLEVGKTTQQLGTLNVGDSILNFVGPLGAPSDIRKYGTVVCVGGGVGIAPLYPIVKALKQAGNYVISILGAKTKKLLILEEEIAQFSDEFYVTTDDGSKGHKGFVSDVVQEIIEKKENVNMVMAIGPIIMMKVVSELTKKYNIKTLVSLNPIMVDGTGMCGGCRVSVDGKVKFACVDGPEFDGHKVDYENLMLRNRRFIHEEGEACRLAGVVV; this is translated from the coding sequence ATGTATGAAATACTTGAAAAAAAGATTTTATCTGATACGGTAAAAATGATGAAAATCAAAGCCCCACTTGTTGCCGCAAAGGCTCAACCAGGTCAGTTTATCATTCTTCGCATTGATGAAAAAGGAGAACGCATTCCGCTAACTATCGCTGATTTTGACCGAGATCACGGAACGATTACGATTATCTTTTTAGAGGTTGGTAAGACAACACAACAGCTAGGAACTCTAAATGTTGGAGACAGCATTCTTAATTTTGTTGGACCGCTTGGTGCGCCCTCAGATATAAGAAAATATGGTACTGTGGTTTGTGTTGGTGGTGGTGTTGGTATTGCACCGTTGTATCCTATTGTAAAAGCGTTGAAACAAGCCGGCAATTATGTAATATCGATCCTTGGAGCAAAGACGAAAAAACTTTTGATATTAGAAGAAGAAATCGCTCAGTTTAGTGACGAATTTTATGTTACTACAGATGATGGTTCAAAAGGTCACAAAGGTTTTGTCAGTGATGTAGTACAAGAGATCATCGAAAAAAAAGAAAACGTGAATATGGTGATGGCAATCGGTCCTATTATTATGATGAAGGTTGTATCAGAGTTAACGAAGAAATATAATATTAAAACATTGGTGAGTTTAAATCCAATTATGGTTGACGGGACTGGAATGTGTGGTGGTTGTCGCGTTTCAGTTGATGGAAAGGTAAAGTTCGCATGTGTCGATGGCCCTGAGTTTGATGGCCACAAGGTTGATTATGAAAATCTTATGCTCCGGAACCGCAGGTTTATCCATGAAGAAGGTGAAGCCTGTAGGTTAGCGGGTGTGGTCGTATGA